A stretch of the Duncaniella dubosii genome encodes the following:
- the bcp gene encoding thioredoxin-dependent thiol peroxidase encodes MNIGDKIPEILGLDADGNEVKSSDFAGKPLIVYFYPKDNTPGCTAEACSIRDHNSELTAKGYTVIGISKDSSASHLKFADKFSLPFILLSDPSTEVNQAFGVWQKKKMAGREYLGTVRTTFITDADHKITHIINKVDTKKAGEQLLGLIGD; translated from the coding sequence ATGAATATCGGCGATAAAATTCCTGAGATTCTCGGTCTCGATGCAGATGGCAACGAGGTGAAAAGTTCTGATTTTGCAGGCAAGCCACTGATTGTCTACTTCTATCCCAAGGATAACACTCCCGGTTGTACGGCTGAGGCTTGTTCGATCCGTGATCATAACAGCGAGCTTACGGCTAAGGGATATACTGTGATAGGCATCAGCAAGGATTCCTCGGCAAGTCATCTTAAATTTGCGGATAAATTTTCACTTCCGTTCATTCTGCTTTCCGACCCGTCGACAGAAGTCAATCAGGCTTTCGGTGTATGGCAGAAAAAGAAAATGGCAGGACGTGAATACTTGGGGACAGTCCGTACGACTTTCATTACCGATGCTGACCACAAGATAACACATATAATCAATAAGGTCGACACCAAGAAAGCCGGTGAGCAGCTTCTCGGACTTATCGGAGATTAG